A region of the Vicinamibacteria bacterium genome:
GCTACGAAGAGAGTCTGCTCAGAAGCCTCGACGAACGGAACTTCCGTCGACGCGTTGTCGGCTACCGGAGTCGGAAGCGGCGGAAGCAGGTCCATCTCGCCACGAAGCCGGCCCATACGCTCTTCGATCTCGGTGTCCTCCGGAGCGAGCGAATGAGCCACTTCGTACTTCGTAAGCGCTTCGGAGAGCCGGCCGAGACTGTGGTACGTCTCACCAAGAAACTTGTTCGCCAGTATGTTGTCGGGAACGGCCTGGAGAACGGACTCGAACTCGGCACTCGCCTTGTCGTGCTGCCCGGCCTCGAGGAGGGCCCGCCCCAGCGCGACCCGGGCCGAGGGGTAATGGGGGTGCTTTTGCAGCCCTGACTGGCAGACCTCGATGGCCTTGTCGAGAAGGCCCGCTTTACGGTACTCCTCGGCGAGCTGCACGAATATTCGCGAGTTGGGGTCCGACTCGAGACGTTTCTGGAGATCTTCGATACGGCTCATAGTGGGCCTCTTCTCCGTTGACAGTGGTCGAGCTCCGATGGGGCTCTCGGGCTCTCCCAAAGCCCCGGTCAAGCCCCTACGGGTCGTCGACGACGATCAAAGCGGCACAAATATCCTGACATCCGGTAACCGCTTCGGTCGTCACGAGCTCTACAAAAAATGCCCCTTCTTCGGGGAACGCGTGAACGATCTCGCGGCCCGCCTTGTACGTATCCGGCTCGATGTTCCACTCGTAGCGCGCGATCTCCAGCCCGGAGCAACCGCTAGTTGGGTCCCCAACAAGTTGTGTTGCGGTAAAGGCGATCCCCTCGCCCGTCCGGTAGGAGGGCTTGTTAGGCTCGATGGTGAAGCTGCAGAACGCTCCCCCTGGGAACGATGGGCGGTTCGCCGCACGCAAAAAGATATCGGTCTGCGCCATTAACAAAGCGGCAAAGCGAAAGTTCGTTCCCGATTCTCGTGCCGTGATTGTCACGGTCGTGTCGTTCTCTTGATCGGTGCGGAAAGGCGCCCAATACCGAGCTCGCGCCACACCGTCCCCGTCCGTCACCGCGGACACCGGACCGGCCTCGACCCCTCCGGCGGTCGGCCGGGGTCCATTCAGCGGGGCCAGGTTGCCGAGATCGAGAAACTCACCGAAGGGACCCAAAGCAATGTCGTACTGAATCGTCGCTCCGGGAACCCGCTCACCGTTCGGTCCTTGAAGCACCGCCTCGATGACCGAGCTGGAAAACCCGTCGGAGACGAGGGAGTCGGGAACGGCCCGCAATGTGATCGACCGGGCCACCGTTGACGGACCCGCGAGCTCGGGCGCCTGCTGATTGTCCAGGGTGCACGCGGCACAGACTCCTGCGAGCGCGAACGGGAGCAGCCATCGACTCGACTTGATCATGTTCTCCTCCAACAGAGAAGATTTTGGTCTTTCCATCCGTTGCGCTCCTCGTCACTCGTTCCCGAAGTCGGCGAACGTGATGTTGAGAAACCCCCTCACGCTGATCGATCGGCCCGCGGTGTCGCGTCCGAAGAAATCCACCTGAGCGATGACGGAAAGAATATTCGCGGTCAGCGCCATCTCCCTGAGAGGACTCTCCGTTTTGGCCGATTGCCTCACCACCATGAAAGCGCGCTCGATCTCCGAGTTGTCGAGCGGGACCGTGAAATTGGCGGCTCCATCGAACGGGTAGGGAACGTCGATGCCGGGAACGTTGCGGCCGTCCGCCCGCACGTAAGTGACCCGGTA
Encoded here:
- a CDS encoding tetratricopeptide repeat protein, whose product is MSRIEDLQKRLESDPNSRIFVQLAEEYRKAGLLDKAIEVCQSGLQKHPHYPSARVALGRALLEAGQHDKASAEFESVLQAVPDNILANKFLGETYHSLGRLSEALTKYEVAHSLAPEDTEIEERMGRLRGEMDLLPPLPTPVADNASTEVPFVEASEQTLFVA